CAGCCCTGAAGTCGCGATAAGTTTGGGCGCAAAGGTCAGCGTCTGTTCCTGGATACTCGTGACCGACTGGATGAGGCTGGTGATCAAGCCCACGACCAGCGTGATCGCCAGGAACGGCGCGACGATGTAGAGGGCAAACACCACCACCGTCTTAAAAATATCGACGGCCATTTCGGGATTCATGGCGGGATGAGGGCGTTAGATATGAAAGCTCTCGACGAGGCTCTTCACCACCAGATGCCAGCCGTCGACGAGGACGAAAAGCAGCAGCTTGAACGGCAGCGAAACGATCGACGGCGGCATCATCATCATGCCGAGCGCCATGAGCACCGATGACACGAGGAAATCAATGACGAGGAACGGCAGGAAAAGCAGGAAGCCCATTTGGAACGCAGTCTGGAGTTCGCTGATCACAAACGCCGGCACCACCACACGGATCGGCAGGTCGCTGACCTTGGTCGGCGGAAACCGGCCCAGCTCGAGGAAGAACTCCAAATCGCGGGTGCGGGTTTGCTTGAGCATGAATTCCTTGAGCGGCGTGGTGGCCTTGTCGAGCGCCTCGCTGGAGGTGACTTGTTTCGCAAGATAGGGTTGGAGTGCTTCGTTGTTCACGCGTTCAAACACGGGCCCCATCAGAAACATCGTCAGAAACAATGAGAGTCCCACGATGATTTGATTGGAGGGAGCCGAGGGAACGCCGATCGCGGTGCGCACAAAACCCAACACGATAACGATGCGCGTGAAGCTCGTCATCAACACGATCATCGAGGGCGCGAGCGTGAGCAGCGTCATCACCACGACGAGCTGGATGGCCACGCTCACATCACCGGTGCCGGCGGAACCTTCGAGCCCGATGTTCAGGCGCAGCGGTGTCGATGCGGCCGGCGGCACGGGCAACGCCATCTCGGCGCCAGTGACCGGTGCAGGCTCGGCTTGGGCAAAACCGGCGGCTTGGAAAAAGCACACGCCGACCACACACACGAAAAGAAGATAGAGGCGTTTCATAACTCGGGGGTGTCGTCGTTTTCGTCGAGTGAACTGAGCATTTGAATCTGCCCAGCGGTCACCCCGAGCAGGAAGCGACGGCCTTCGCAGCCGGCGACGACGAGATACTGGCGGTTGCCGAGGGACTTGGTCTCCTCGATGCGAATGAGCCGGTCGGTGCGCCCGACGCGGGCCAGCGGCATGCCGCGGCGGCGAATCAGCATCCAGCCTCCGCCCATCGCGAGCAGGAGTGCGCCGGCCAGCATCCAGGAGCCGCCACGACCTTCATCGGTCGTTGACGCGGACGCCGGACGCGCTGGCGAATCCTTCGGATAAAGCACGGTGTCGGCCGAGCGTGCATCGGCAGGCGATGCGGACGGCTCGGCGGCACTCATCGGCTGCACCGTCTCCAAAACGGCGCAGCCGACTACTACCACTATCAGCCAGCGGGTGACGCTGGGAATTGTTTGAAGGAGTTTCGGCAACACCCGTTTGCTTTAGCGAGGTGCATGCCATCGAAATCACAACATCCGCTAACACTTAACATCCAATCGCTTAAAACTTTTATTATTAAACCTAACCGCCATTCTTCCGGTCACCGCGAAACCCGGGAGAAGGCCGACGGGAAAAAACTGCCGTCAGGCTCGCACCGGTTTGCGAGGCACCGGCAGATACACGCTCACCGTCGCGCCATAGCCGGCTGACGAGATCACTTCGACGGCCCCTTCGTGAAGATTCACGAGATCGCGCACCGCGGTGAGGCCGAGTCCGCTGCTTGAGAACTTGGTCGTGAAAAACGGCGCAAACATCCGTCCGGCGATTTCCGCGCTGATGCCCCCACCGTCGTCCGTGAGCTGGAGGAATGCATAATCTCCGTCAGCGCGCACGGGTGCTCCGGCCATCGCGGCCAGTTCGGCGGAACTCAACCGGCGGTGACCGGTCACGATCTTAAGCGAACCACGCTGGTTGCCGATGGACTCGGAGGCGTTGAGCGCGAGGTTGAAGAGAATCTGGCGCACACTCAATGGAGCCAGATCCAGATGCGGCAAATCCGTGGAGAGCTGGTAATCAATCGTGATGTTTTTCTTAACGATGGTGCGGATCAGCGTCTGCGATTCCCACACGATGGCGGAAAGTTCGGCCACCGGAGGACCACTCACCGCCGTCGATGAATACTGGAGAAACTCGCGGCATAAAGTGGAGCCCTTCATGCCGGCCTCCACGGCCTGGTCGAGCATCTGACGGGACTTGCTTCCGCGCGGCAGATCCATCGAGGCAATCTGGATGTAACCGAGCACGGCATGCAGGCGGTTGTTGAAATCGTGCACGAGGTGACGACTCATCACGCCGAGGCTCTCGGATTTTTGCACGGCGAGCATTTGTTGCTCGAGCCGGCGACGCTCGCCCTCCACTTGATGGCGGACGATTGCGCTTTGCAGGACGGATTGCAGCTCGCGACCTTCAAACGGGAAATGCACGCAACCATAGGATTTCATGGCGTCCGCATACGCATCATCCATCGCATTACCACGACGCGCCACGGTCACCACGGGCAGGTTGTGCTCCGTGCGCAGACGGCTGTAAACGCACCCGCCGCCCTGCCCGCTCTCCAGATGAAGATCCAACAACACCAGATCGGAATCCGCGCCACGCGAACCGATTTCGGCGGGATCATCGAGCACCGCGACCACATCGTAACCCAGTTCCCCGAGATAACGATCAAGCCCGTCATCATCCGCGAGGGTTTTACCCAAAATTATGAGACGGCCGGCGCTCGATGACTTCATCATTTTTTACGCACTGTATCCAACGGATGTCGGGTGGATCTTATCAAAAGGGAGCGTGGCTCAAGACGGACGCGAACCAACCAGTTCGGTAATCTTGATACCGAAACTGTCCTCGACGACGACGACCTCGCCATAGGCGATCAGCTTGTCGTTGACATAGAGACCGACTGGATCGCTCGCGTGTTGGTTGAGCTGGATGATGGCGCCCGGCGCCAGCGCCAGGACTTCGCGCATGGGCAGCTGGCAGGAGCCGAGCTGGACGGTGACCTTGACCTTGACGTCAAGAACGAGATCGAGCGTGGACGTATCATCAATGAGCGTGGGCATGGGAGGTTTCCTCTGTTTTTAGTTTTTCTGAGATTTTCACGACGACCTTGTCATCATCGAGACCGACGGTGCCGTTGAACTTGGGCACACCGGCGAGGCAGATTCGGGTTTTGTCGACGATATCGACCGGCAGTTCGAGCACGTCACCGACTCGAAGCTGGGTGAGTTCGCGCAACGAAAGATCAAACGCGTCCCACTCGGCGTGGGTCGGCAGCGCGATGTGCGCATACACATCTTTCCATTCGGCGGTGGCTCGCGTCTGGGCGGGCGACGAATCGCGGTTACGTTTGGCCTGAATGGACTTCACCATCGGCTCGATCGTGTAGTATGGCACCCCGATCTGAATCGGCTCCGCACAGTCGCCGAAATCAAACTCGATGGTGAGCGCCAGCATGATGGCGTCCTTGGGTGAAGTCTGGAGAAACCGCCCGTTGTTTTCATGACCGATGATTTCCGGATGCAGATCGGTGTCGTGGTGCCATTGGCCGCACCACTCTTCGAGCACGATACGCAGGATGTCCTCCAGCAGTGCGATTTCGATCTCGGTGAGATAACGATCCACCTTCACCGAGTGTCCGCGCCCCCCGAGCATGCGATCAACGAGCGTGAGTGCGAGGCGAGGATTGATGTCCAAAATACCCACGCCCTGCAACGGTTCGACCTTGAACAGACACAAGTGCGTCGGATTCGGCAGACCCTCGGTAAACTTCGCGTAGGTGAGCGTCGTGAGCTTCGACATCTTCATTGTGCACTCCATGCGCAGGAAAAGCGCGAGTCGTGCGGAAAGATAACGAATGAAATCCTCGTGAATGAGACGCAGACGACGCAGATCGACTTCGGTGAGGAAAACCGGATTCCGGAAATCGTAAGCTTCGACCTTAGGAGCGGCCGCATTGGCATCGCGACGGCCATCGGCGCGGTAGATGAGCGGTTTCGCCGGTTCGACGGCTTGCGAAAGCAGGCGGTCAATCTCGCTTTGATCGAGAATGGACGAGAGATCGTTGTCGTCGGACATGGGAAGGACGTTTACTGCACCACGAAGTCGGAGAAGAAAATCTGCTCGGCGACCTTGCGACCCAGCGCCTGATTGTAGGACTGGATCAGTTTTTCACGGATCAGGTTTTTAGAGCCGGCTTCCTCCAGATCGGCGAGCGAGAGCGAGGACAACACGTTGAGCGTCACATCCAGCAATGCGGGGCGTTTCTCATCGAAGATGGACTTGATCGCGCCATCGGAACCGGTGACCAGGAACGTCGTTTTGAGATAACGAGTGCCCATGGTGCCGGACAGATTCACAACGATGTTTTCAAACGTGTATCCACTGGCGGCGGACGCGGCTTCGCCACCTTTGGCCGCCTTGCCGTGACCGCTGGCTTCTTTGCCGTGACCACCTTCGGCCGCAGTCTCGGCGACATGTGCCGGCTCGCCAGCAGCGGCGGAACCCAACTCTTTTTTCAGCTGCGGGATGAGCACGAACTGGCACACCGCCCAGGTGATCGCCGGTGCGGCCACGATCGCCATGATCGCGGGAAGCATTGAGGAGCCTCCGCCTTTCTTGGCGGCGCCCGCCTCGGCCGGAGCCGACGCTTCGGGAGTTTCGGATTTGGAGGACATGGCGGCTTATCAGCGCTTGAGGTTGACGATGTCCTCGAGCACGGAGTCGGAGACCGTGACAAGACGCGAGCTGGCCTGGAAGGAACGTTGCGTCGTGATCATGTTGGCGAACTCCTCGGTGAGATCCACATTAGAGAGTTCGAGTGTGCCTGACTCGATGGTGCCGAGGCCGTTTTGGCCGGCGCCGTTGGCGGCGGTGAGCGCAACACCACCGATCGCACCGGCGGCAGAAAACCCCGTGTAGAGATTGTTGCCCTCTTTTTGGAGTGCACTCGGGTCGGTGTAGTTTTGCAGGAGCAGACGGTTGCTGGTGAGCGAGGAACCGTCGGAGTAAAACTCAACAACGTTGCCGAGGCGGTCCACCGAGTAGGACTGCAACTCGGTGCCGGTCGGCGGCGTTGTATTCAAGCGGATGTCGCCCACGGTGCCCGGAGCCGAAGAGCTGGTGCCACCGGTGAGGCCCTGCACACGATAACCCTCGGAGGTGACCAAGTAGCCCTGGTCGTCGAAGCGGAAGTTGCCGGCACGCGAGGCGTATTCCTGTCCGTCGACGGTGTTAACGACGCGGAAAAAACCATTACCGGAAACACCGAGGTCGCTGCCCACGCCCGTTGTGGTGAGCGCGCCCTGTCCGTAATTCGACGTGATGCCCGCGATGCGCACGCCGGTGCCCACCTGGATCGATGATTGATTGGGAGTAGTGCCGTTTGACGGAGCGGAACCGCGCAGCGTGTTGCTAAAGCTGTCGGCAAAGCTCGCCTGGGAGCTCTTGTAGCCGACGGTGTTCACGTTCGCGATGTTGTTGCCGATGACTTCGAGGCCTTTGGTGAAACTGCGCAGGGCGCTGACGCCTGAGGTAAGAGTGCCGATGAGTGACATGAGAATGCGGATTTTATGGTTGGTTTAGAATGAGGATCAGGCGGCCGGTTGAACCGGAGCCTGGGAAACGCGCATCAGCCCTTCGTAGGAATAAGCCGTGCCGTTGATGGAAAGTAGCGGGCCGGTCTCGGTCTGCTCGACGGAGTCAACGATACCGGTAACGGCCGCGCCGCTCGGATTGACCACCGTGACCTGGCGGCCGAGCAAGGAACCCGCCGAAGCGAGCTGAGTGTCGAGACGCATGGCCTGAAAACTTTTATTGAGCTCGGTTGTCTGCTGCAGGGAGCTGAACTGCGCCATCTGGGCGATCGACTGCGTGTCGTCCATGGGCTTCATCGGGTCCTGCTGTTGAAGCTGCACCGTGAGCAGTTTCAAAAAATCATTCTGCCCGAGCGCCTTTTGCGGAATGCGGTTGGAGGTGTCGGCCGTGGCGGCCGCGCCGAGGGAATTGACGGAGTTTACTTGCATGATTTTTAAGCGAAGGCGTGGAGAAGGCGGTCATGGGAACTGCGAGATCCGGCCGCCGGAAGAACCGTCGCAGGTGAAAAACGGGAGCTCCGCAAGGAGCCGGAAAGAGTCGCATCAGGCTGCGCGGCCGGATCATTCGCGTGAGAAGAATACTGCTGGCGCGCATCGCCACCGGCCGATGAGCCTGCGTTGCGCTGATCGGGAGAACCGGAGAAATCCGCCGTGCGGGTAAACACCGGTTCGGAAACCCGATACTCGCGCGGCTGCTGGATCGCGGCTGCCGCATAACCCTGCCACTCGTGGCTCAACGCCGCGCGCAGCGAATCCGAATCGGTGCGAAACGTCGTCTGCACATCGCCGTCGCGATAAGCGAGCCGCACAGAAAGTTCGGTGTCGTCCTTAAAATTGAACTTCACCTCTACCGAGTTGCGCTCGCGGGCTCGAAACTCGTGCGTCAGCTCGACGACTTCGCGCACCACGCCGGCGGCATCAACCGCGTGGGAAGAGATTTTGAGCTCGGGCTCACTTGAACTCACGCCAGCCGATCCACCGGCAACGATCGCTGGAGATTGCAGCGGAGTGACGGCAGCAAACTCACGCCCCACGCTCACGCCCGGTTCAGCAACCGGCAGAGATGAGAGGGAATCGGGTTTGGTGCGCATGACGTCGCGAGACTTTGCATTTACGGTGCCAAGCGTCTTTTCACTTCCTACATCTACTTTATTATCAACAATTAAAAAATTATTAATTGGTGCTGAATCCACGGTCTTCAACGCCGGCTCCAGCGCTGCAATCACCGGTGCGGCAATTTTTTCCACGCGCATTTCAGGCTGCGCAACGTCCGCCGGAGTCATTGCGGTGGCGACGCGATTGGCCGGTGTGGCCACGGGGGCCATGGCGTTCATCGGAGTCGATGATTTCTCCAGCTCGTTACCGGCCGACACCGGCTCGGGCACGGAAACCGGAACTGCGCTCACATCTCGTATCTCAGGCTGCGCACGCGTCGTCGCATCAGACAATGTATGCACCTCAGCACTAAACGGCCGGGCGGATCGATTACCCGCTGATGGTGCTTCGATGGTCTTCAGCTCGGGCAACGAAACGATCAAGGGCGCACTGATTGCCTCCGAGAGAATTTCGACGGGAACGATCGGCGTCGCCGGCTGCGCGTCATCTGAAACGGTCTTAGTTTCGACGTCGGCCGCCGGCACCTCACTCGCCACATCGGAATCAATCACCGGCTTTTTCTCGATCACTTGAGCGCTGTTGAGTTGAATGGCTCGCGGTGAAGTGGAAAGCGCCGGCGGAACGGCCGCCACGAAACCAGTCCCTGCGGGCGCGCGGCCCGGCGACTCGGCCCGGAGAGGCTGCACGCTAGGAACGGGCGCGGTGTCGGTGCATTCGCCCAACACACTGGAAAAGATATTGCCGGAGTTATCACCAGAATCGTCGGCTAGCAGCGGAACCAGACCGGAAAAATCCGTGCCGTTGAGAGGGGAAACGATGCCGCCATCGGTCGGCGGAAAACCAGCGGGAAGCGTGGTCATGCGGAGGAGATTCAGGGTGTGCGTTTGGCCGCTTTCACCAGACGAAGTCGGTCGGTGAACTGCGCGGCTCGCTTGGTCAGTTCGGGGTCCGGCGATGATCCCATTTCCTGCAAAATCGGGCTCACAACATCGCTCTTCATCAGATAGAGAATTTTAACCGCAGTGGTTTCATCCAGCTTCTGAAGAATACCGACGGCGGCCTTCGGAGTGAGTTCGCTGTAGGTCTTCGCGAGGGTTTTAAGATTTTTGGACTCCTCGGCTTCAAACTCCACCAGCGTGCCCACGGCTTCGACGCGCAACGCTTCGATCTGTTTGCGGGTTTTCTCCAGCTCTCGTTGATCGGCGGAAAAACGCTCCTCACGAGCGGCCACGGCTTGTTCACGCACGGCCAGCGCAGCCTTCTGATCCTTCAACTCGGCGGCGAGATTCTCGATCTCGAGCGTCCAAAAATCCCACGGTTTCTCAGGGCGAACCGGTTCGTGCGCCACGGTCTGCTCCGCTCGAACCACGCGGGCAAGTTTCATCGCCTCACTCCAGAATACACCGATTCCGGTGCCTACGCCGAGCAGTAGACCCAACGCGACACACACAACAGGATTGGAAAGCAATTTCATGGCTAAAGATCAGCTCGCGCGGGCAACGAGGGCGTTGGTGCGATCATCGAGCAGCGCCTGCTCCTCGCGTTCATAAGCCTGGCGATAAGTGGTGCGCGCCTTGGCCTCCAGCGTCTCGATCAACCGCACATCACGACGCGATTCGATCCAGCTTTCGCGGGCACGATCCATCTCGGTGCGGCGTTGGGCGACGAGTTCCGAGGCCTGGGTCTTGAGCGCGATCTCTTCAGACAACGCTTGCATGAATGCGATCTGCGCGGCGGGCCGGAAAAGTCCGCAGCGCTCAGCCGCGATGATCTCCTCAAGCTCGACGATGCGGGTGTTGATGCGGGCAAGGGCCTCCTCGGAGGCGACGTAGGCATGCACAGCGGCGGCAAAGCGCTCGCGTCGATCACTCTCCCTCAACTTGCGTTGGGTGGCCACCGAGTGGAGCGGGAAGCGGAATTTTTTCATGAGATGAACAAAGTTTATCTGCTATTGCACAGCCGGTGCCATTCGCTCCGGTCAATTTGCTTAACGTTTAATTACAGTGTTTTAAAAATTTAATCCTTTCAGATTCATCCGGTAATTAGCCGCCGCACCATTGACCGGCAAAATCTTCCCTCCCCTCGCCCGCAGGCATACCGCGATCTCAGCCGACGATTTTTTTAAGCGCCGCGTAAGTATCCGATCGCTCGATACGGTCATGCGTAGGCTGGCGAAGAAAGGCGCGTAACGGCTCATGCATTGCGACCGCCTGGTCGAGTGATGGGTTCCCGCCCTTTTGATAGGCGCCGATGGTGATCAGATCCTCGCTCTTGCGATAGTTGGCCAGGTGTTCGCGCGCGCGCCCGACCGAGGCGACTTCGTCGGGGGCACACACGTCGTTTACCAGTCGCGAAACGCTTTCGAGCACGTCGATCGCCGGATAATGATTCGCATGGGCGAGCGCACGGGACAGCACGATATGTCCATCGAGAATACCGCGCACGGCATCGGCCACCGGTTCGTTCATATCGTCGCCATCCACCAGCACCGTGTAGATCGCGGTGATCGAGCCGGTTTCACCCGAGCCGGCGCGTTCCAACAGGCGCGGCAGCTTGGCGAAGACCGAGGGCGTGTAGCCGCGCGTCGCTGGTGGCTCGCCCACGGCCAGACCGATTTCACGCTGGGCCATGGCGAAGCGCGTAACGCTGTCCATGAGCAGAAGCACATTGGCACCGGCATCCCGGTAAGACTCGGCGATCGCCGTCGCGGTGTAGGCGGCACGCATGCGCAGCGGCGCCGGTGTATCGCTGGTGGAGACGACGACCACGCTGCGCTTAAGACCTTCTTCACCGAGATCTTTTTCGAGGAACTCACGCAACTCGCGTCCGCGCTCGCCCACGAGGCCCACGACCACGACATCGGCCTCGGCACCGCGGGCGATCATTGAAAGCAAAGTCGATTTACCCACGCCGGAGCCGGCGAAGAGACCGACACGTTGTCCGCGGCCCAGCGGCGTAAAGGCATCGATAGCGCGCACGCCCGAGACAAACGGTTGTTTGATGCGCTGGCGGCGCAACGGATGCGGCGGCTTGGACATCGTGACATCGCCCCGACGCGTGATCAACGGCCCCAATCCATCCATGGGCCGGCCGAGCGCGTCGAGCACACGTCCCAACAATTGCGGTCCGGGCGCGGGCAACGGCGGCATGTCGCACGCCATGACCTCGGCCCCGGCGTGGAGGCCGTTGATTTCATCGAGCGGCATGAGCAGCACATGCTGTCCGCGGAAACCGACCACCTCGGCCAGACTGTCGAAGTCACCGCGCTCGGAACGGATTTTGCAAAGTTCACCCAAGCCTACGTTCGGGCCTTCGCTCTCGATGATGAGACCGGTGACGCCGGTGACGCGACCGATGCGCCGCACAGTGGGCAAGGCGCGCACCTGCGCGCGGAGGCTTTCAATCATCAAGGGAACTTCCGTCATGGGAGATGGGGTCAGGAGGCGAGCAACTCGCGCTCAAGGTTTTCGAGTTTGTCGGAAATGCGGGCGTCGGTGATGCCGAAGCGACTGCGCACCTGGCAGTCGCCCGGCGATAGCGATGCATCGGCGGTCACCCGCAACCCCGGATAACGTGACGACCAGGACGGGTTCAGTTTTTCCAGCAAGCCCGCGTCGCGGGAGCAAATGATCAGCTCCAGATTTTCACGTTCAGGATAGAGCGCCTCAAGCACCTCGCGGCAATGGGCCTGCACCACATCGACCGGCGGCTCGTAGCCCGCGAGCAAACGACGGGCGAGATCGATGGCCAGGGCGGGCAACGCGTTTTGCAACTGCGCGACGATCGCCGGCTCCACGCCGGTGATCCGGCTCAAAAGACCTTCCTGCAATTGCTGCACATCGTGGCGCAGGTCGACCAGCTGCTGATCGGCAAACGCGCGGGCGGCATCGGCTCCCTCGCGATACGCGGCCGCACGGATTTCGGAGAGTTCCCGCTCATCGAGCGCGCGCGATTTTCCGGCAATGGACGCACCGGCGAGCGGACGATCGAACGGAACCAAACGGGTAAAGGAAGGCATGGCAAAAAATGGAATTAACCAACGACTGCGGAGTCGCCTCCATCGAGCGAGATGACGCCCTCATCCTCGAGACGACGCACGACCTGAATGATCGCATCCTGCGCCACCTCGACATCCTTGAGACGCACGGGGCCGAGCATGCTGATTTCGTCCCGCAGGCTCTCGGCGGCACGCTTGGAAATGGATTCGTAGATCTTTTCCTTGATGGGCTCGCTCGCCGATTTCATGGCGATGCCCAGATTGGCGGAATCGACCTCGCGCAATACGCGTTGCAGATCGGCCGGTTGCAGGCGGCTCAGATCCTCGAAGCTGAACATCTTCTTGCGAATGGCGGCACCGAGCTGGGCGTTGCGCTCCTCGAGACGGATCAGCAGACTCTTGGAAATTTCCTTCTCCATGCCATTGAGCAAATCGGCCACCACCCGCACGCCACCGCTTTGATGGAAGGTCGGGCGGGTCTTGTGATCGAGGTGTTTGCCGAGATTGCGCACGATCTTGCCGACCAGATCGATGGACGTGCTGTCGATCGTTCCTAGACGCTCGATGATTTCCTCGCGCAGGTCGGGACTGAACAACGTGAAGACCTCGGCCGCCTTGTCCTTGCCGAGATACGACAACAGGAACGACACAGTCTGCGGCTGCTCGCTCTTGATGAGATTAAAAATCTGACGGCCCTCCATCTCGGCGATTTCTTGAATGATTTCCACGGTGCTGCCCGAAGGCGTGGCGCCCACGCGGCTGAGGATGGCGTTGGCCTTGTAGTCGCCACGGGCGCGCTCCAAGGCGCCACGGGCGAAATCCATGCCTCCGAGCGTGGATGCAACGCTCTCGCCGACGATCGGTGAAAACTCCTCCAACACCTGCCGCGCCAGCACGTCCGTCACCATGGGAAACTGGCTCATCTCACGGCAAAGAACCTCCGCCTCGGCATCATCAAACTGCTTGAGCACCTCGGAGGCGGCCTGCGTGCCGATCACGATGAGGAAAACAGCCAGCTTCTGCTGACGGTTGAGTTTGGAATAGTCCGCAACGGGTGCGGCGGGAGTGGCTTCGGCGGTGGCGCTCATGGGATACGAAGGACGGGTTTAGTTTTTCTTCACCGCCATGTAATCACGGAGGGCATTGCCGATGTTGGCGGGCTTTTGCTGGATGAGCTGGTTCAACATATCGGGCGTGAGCACCGAGTGTCCGTTGGAACCCAGGGATGCGCCACCGGCGGCGGCCGGCACGGAGAGCAGCTCGATCGGAACGGGCTCGGGCTTCTGCCGGCTCAACATGCGAACGAAGAAAAACAGCACCAAGGCACCCACGCCGATCGGCAGATACGCACCAACGGTTTCAATCCAACTCTGGATACGCGTCTCGGATTGGATCTGCTGAATCTGCGCCGACACGGGCTCGGTAAGAAACGGCAGCTCTTGCAGGCTCACGAGACTGTCGAGGCTCTGTCCGTCGACCGCCTTGAGACCGAGCGCGTTGATCACAATCTTGCGCAACGCCTGGATTTCTTCCGGCGTGCGAATCTGCGCCACGGGCTCGGTGCCGGGCGCGGCGCCGGCGGGAACCGGAGCATACCGCTGCGCCACGAACACGGCGGCCGTGACATTGCGAATGGCACCCGGCTGGCGGCTCGTGTTGGTAAGCGTGCGGTTAATCTCGTAGGATGTGGTGCGGTTTTTGCGATTGGTCTCGGTGATGTTACTGGGGCGGGAGGCGGCGGGCTCGGCGCCGGCTTTTTCAGGCGTGTTGGCGGCCACCCCCGTGGAGCCGCCGGAACGTTGTTCGCTGGAATTGGAAATATCCTCGGTCTGTGTCTGGCTGCGCACGACCTGGCCATCCGGATCATACTTTTCCTCGGTGCGCGTCGTGGACTCGGTTTCGATCTCGGCGGAGACACGCACAACGGTGTTGCCGGCGCCCACGACGGGCAGAAGCATCGTCTCCACTTTTTTCGCGAGGTAGTCTTCGATCTGCTGACGGTAGCGCATCTGCGACGAAGCACTGGCGAGGGTCGGGTCCTGTTTCAGATCCTCGGAGAGCACACGGCCCTTCTGGTCAACGACTGCGACCTGGTCGATGAGCAGACCCTGCACGGCGTTGGCCACGAGATTGCGAATGCTGTTCACCGCCTCGGGTTCGAGCCGGGGTTTGGTGAGTTCGACGAAAACGGAAGCGGTGGGCTTCACGCTTTGGTTGGTCACGAGCAGACGATTCTCAGGCTGCACGATCATCACGCGAGCGCTGCGCACGCCGTCGAGTTGTGAGATGGTGCGGGCGAGTTCGCCCTGCAAGGCACGCAGGTAATTGGTGCGCTGCACGAAGTCGGAAAGGCCGAACTGGCCCTTGTCAAAAATCTCAAAACCCACGCCTTCGCCGGAGGGAACGCCCTTGCCGGCGAGATCCATGCGCAACCGGTGAACCCGATCGGCCGGCACGTAGATCGTGTTGCCGCCGTTGGCTATTTTATGAGGGATGTTTTGCGCCTGAAGCTGCGCGATGATCTGGGACGAATCCTTCTCGGAGAGTTTGCCGTAGAGCAACTGGTAGTCGGGCTGATGCGACCAGAGCACGACACCGATCAATCCCGCGACCACGGCGGCGGCGGCCACCACGAGCGTGACGCGCTGGTTGATCCCGAGTTGGGTCCAAAGTCCGAGAAGTGATTGGGTAAAGGCTTTCATGCGGCGGATGCAGGCGGAGTCAGAAAACGAAATGAAAAAGTGTTAGCTAAAATGGACGCGACGGCGGCTCACACCGGCATGCGCATGAGTTCCTGGTAGGATTCGACGACCTTGTTGCGCGTCTCGACCATCAGCTGAAAAGCCACGCCGGCCTCCTGCATCGCGATGACGCTCTGATGGAGCTGGTCGCTGTCGCCCATCAAAACCTTGCGGGTGATGTCGGAGGCTTCGCGCTGTTTGGTATCCACGGCGGAGACCATTTTATCGAAGACCGAACCGAAATCGGCGGGCGCGGCCCCCGATGTGCCGGCCGGAGCATCGGGGCGCAGAATTTGCGTCGGAGCCTCGGCGCCGCCCGCGCCGGGCAGGCGTTGAATAAAGGCCGAGGGGAGATTTCCAATGGAGCCGATGA
This portion of the Rariglobus hedericola genome encodes:
- a CDS encoding MotE family protein yields the protein MKLLSNPVVCVALGLLLGVGTGIGVFWSEAMKLARVVRAEQTVAHEPVRPEKPWDFWTLEIENLAAELKDQKAALAVREQAVAAREERFSADQRELEKTRKQIEALRVEAVGTLVEFEAEESKNLKTLAKTYSELTPKAAVGILQKLDETTAVKILYLMKSDVVSPILQEMGSSPDPELTKRAAQFTDRLRLVKAAKRTP
- a CDS encoding FliI/YscN family ATPase, which produces MTEVPLMIESLRAQVRALPTVRRIGRVTGVTGLIIESEGPNVGLGELCKIRSERGDFDSLAEVVGFRGQHVLLMPLDEINGLHAGAEVMACDMPPLPAPGPQLLGRVLDALGRPMDGLGPLITRRGDVTMSKPPHPLRRQRIKQPFVSGVRAIDAFTPLGRGQRVGLFAGSGVGKSTLLSMIARGAEADVVVVGLVGERGRELREFLEKDLGEEGLKRSVVVVSTSDTPAPLRMRAAYTATAIAESYRDAGANVLLLMDSVTRFAMAQREIGLAVGEPPATRGYTPSVFAKLPRLLERAGSGETGSITAIYTVLVDGDDMNEPVADAVRGILDGHIVLSRALAHANHYPAIDVLESVSRLVNDVCAPDEVASVGRAREHLANYRKSEDLITIGAYQKGGNPSLDQAVAMHEPLRAFLRQPTHDRIERSDTYAALKKIVG
- a CDS encoding flagellar export protein FliJ, producing MKKFRFPLHSVATQRKLRESDRRERFAAAVHAYVASEEALARINTRIVELEEIIAAERCGLFRPAAQIAFMQALSEEIALKTQASELVAQRRTEMDRARESWIESRRDVRLIETLEAKARTTYRQAYEREEQALLDDRTNALVARAS
- the fliG gene encoding flagellar motor switch protein FliG, which translates into the protein MSATAEATPAAPVADYSKLNRQQKLAVFLIVIGTQAASEVLKQFDDAEAEVLCREMSQFPMVTDVLARQVLEEFSPIVGESVASTLGGMDFARGALERARGDYKANAILSRVGATPSGSTVEIIQEIAEMEGRQIFNLIKSEQPQTVSFLLSYLGKDKAAEVFTLFSPDLREEIIERLGTIDSTSIDLVGKIVRNLGKHLDHKTRPTFHQSGGVRVVADLLNGMEKEISKSLLIRLEERNAQLGAAIRKKMFSFEDLSRLQPADLQRVLREVDSANLGIAMKSASEPIKEKIYESISKRAAESLRDEISMLGPVRLKDVEVAQDAIIQVVRRLEDEGVISLDGGDSAVVG
- a CDS encoding flagellar hook-basal body protein, with protein sequence MSLIGTLTSGVSALRSFTKGLEVIGNNIANVNTVGYKSSQASFADSFSNTLRGSAPSNGTTPNQSSIQVGTGVRIAGITSNYGQGALTTTGVGSDLGVSGNGFFRVVNTVDGQEYASRAGNFRFDDQGYLVTSEGYRVQGLTGGTSSSAPGTVGDIRLNTTPPTGTELQSYSVDRLGNVVEFYSDGSSLTSNRLLLQNYTDPSALQKEGNNLYTGFSAAGAIGGVALTAANGAGQNGLGTIESGTLELSNVDLTEEFANMITTQRSFQASSRLVTVSDSVLEDIVNLKR
- a CDS encoding FliH/SctL family protein → MPSFTRLVPFDRPLAGASIAGKSRALDERELSEIRAAAYREGADAARAFADQQLVDLRHDVQQLQEGLLSRITGVEPAIVAQLQNALPALAIDLARRLLAGYEPPVDVVQAHCREVLEALYPERENLELIICSRDAGLLEKLNPSWSSRYPGLRVTADASLSPGDCQVRSRFGITDARISDKLENLERELLAS
- a CDS encoding flagellar hook capping FlgD N-terminal domain-containing protein, whose protein sequence is MQVNSVNSLGAAATADTSNRIPQKALGQNDFLKLLTVQLQQQDPMKPMDDTQSIAQMAQFSSLQQTTELNKSFQAMRLDTQLASAGSLLGRQVTVVNPSGAAVTGIVDSVEQTETGPLLSINGTAYSYEGLMRVSQAPVQPAA